In a genomic window of [Empedobacter] haloabium:
- a CDS encoding NfeD family protein has translation MADWIMWLIAAGVLVALELFSGTFYLLMVAVGALAGALVAALRIDLPGQMLAAAIVGSVATVLLRRSRYGKAARLEAARDPNVNLDIGQTVQVTHWDNGAARVMYRGALWTVELAPGAPAQAGIFTIRAVRGSTLIVS, from the coding sequence ATGGCAGACTGGATCATGTGGCTCATCGCGGCCGGCGTACTGGTCGCGCTCGAACTGTTCAGCGGCACGTTCTACCTGCTGATGGTGGCGGTCGGTGCGCTGGCCGGAGCGCTGGTGGCTGCGCTGCGCATCGACCTGCCCGGCCAGATGCTGGCGGCGGCCATCGTCGGCAGCGTCGCCACCGTGCTGCTGCGGCGCAGCCGCTACGGGAAGGCGGCGCGCCTCGAGGCGGCGCGCGACCCCAACGTCAACCTGGACATCGGCCAGACCGTGCAGGTCACGCACTGGGACAACGGCGCCGCGCGCGTGATGTACCGCGGCGCCCTGTGGACCGTGGAGCTGGCGCCGGGCGCGCCCGCGCAGGCCGGCATCTTCACGATCCGGGCGGTGCGCGGCAGCACGCTGATCGTCAGCTGA
- a CDS encoding SDR family oxidoreductase: MDDAIKPSRRRFVGAMATGLAAGTAATGALAQQGASGSGNAGARKPLPNHPKPPFPKQQQPWPGLAGKMTPRPDHGETSYQGSGRLNGRKALVTGGDSGIGRAAAIAYAREGADVALSYLPAEEPDAREVAELIRAAGRKAVLLPGDIREEAFCRKLVEDAARQLGGLDILVSNAARQQSVDSILDLTTAQFDWTMKTNLYANFWICKAAVGLMKPGSAIIVTASVQAYDPSPNLLDYAQTKAAQVAFTKALAQQVADKGIRVNAVAPGPIWTPLQVTGGQKPEALEKFGADTPMKRPGQPAELASAYVTLAADDASYTTGQVYGVAGGKGNP; the protein is encoded by the coding sequence ATGGACGATGCAATCAAGCCGTCGCGGCGCCGCTTTGTCGGCGCGATGGCGACCGGCCTGGCGGCGGGCACGGCCGCCACCGGCGCGCTGGCCCAGCAGGGCGCTTCTGGTAGCGGTAACGCCGGCGCGCGCAAGCCACTGCCGAACCACCCCAAACCGCCGTTCCCGAAACAGCAGCAACCCTGGCCGGGCCTGGCCGGCAAGATGACGCCACGCCCCGATCACGGCGAGACCAGCTACCAGGGCAGCGGCCGCCTGAACGGGCGCAAGGCGCTGGTGACCGGCGGCGATTCGGGCATCGGCCGCGCCGCCGCGATCGCCTATGCACGCGAGGGCGCGGACGTGGCGCTGAGCTACCTGCCGGCCGAGGAGCCTGATGCGCGCGAGGTGGCCGAGCTGATCCGCGCCGCCGGCCGCAAGGCCGTGCTGCTGCCGGGCGACATCCGCGAAGAGGCGTTCTGCAGAAAGCTGGTCGAGGACGCGGCACGCCAGCTGGGCGGCCTCGACATCCTGGTCAGCAACGCGGCCCGGCAGCAGTCGGTGGATTCGATCCTGGACCTGACGACGGCGCAGTTCGACTGGACGATGAAGACCAACCTGTACGCCAATTTCTGGATCTGCAAGGCGGCGGTGGGCCTGATGAAGCCGGGCAGCGCGATCATCGTGACGGCCTCGGTGCAGGCCTACGATCCGTCGCCGAACCTGCTGGACTACGCGCAGACCAAGGCGGCCCAGGTGGCGTTCACCAAGGCGCTGGCGCAACAGGTGGCCGACAAGGGCATCCGTGTCAACGCGGTGGCGCCAGGGCCGATCTGGACACCGCTGCAGGTGACGGGCGGGCAGAAGCCGGAAGCGCTGGAGAAATTCGGCGCCGACACGCCGATGAAGCGCCCGGGCCAGCCGGCCGAGCTGGCGAGTGCCTACGTCACGCTGGCGGCCGACGATGCCAGTTATACGACGGGGCAGGTTTACGGCGTGGCGGGCGGCAAGGGCAACCCCTGA
- a CDS encoding M28 family peptidase — protein MRLTTLATSALLFSGAALAQQAPTVAEHALRGHLAFLADDLLEGRGTGQRGGDLAVRYLETQAQVIGLKPMPSGGYRQSVRFEGSKLLPSSSVTFRAGASRIQPIVGKDIVFGTGSGKASLSFDAPLLFVGYGVKADEENWDDYKGVDVKGKILVMMVNDPQPTSEEPHRFAGKAYTYYGRWLYKFEEAVRRGAAGALLIHTTASSSYPWSVPANGFSHERFHLKGAGNPIEGWLHEDMARELFLAAGFDLDVLRAQAERREFRPIDLKIASHVELHSTIRQVEQFNVVGVVPGTDAKLKQQAVVYSAHWDHLGVDEVAPDGKDHIYNGAIDNASGAAALLAMAAEAVKRPAKRTQVFLWPAAEEQGLLGAAAYVADPVVPLAQTAADLNLDSMNFAGRTRDIGVAGAERSSLYDTSAQVAKKMGLKLAPSIPDLSGAYFRADHFIFAKAGVPAFNVGSAVFSGDGHFEFEHDHTAASAKMVGFKKDYHQVTDEYRPEWDLSGMVQQAQFTLNLGYAVANAATMPTWKKGEAFGRIKR, from the coding sequence ATGCGCCTGACCACCCTCGCCACAAGCGCGCTGCTCTTCAGCGGCGCCGCTCTTGCCCAGCAAGCCCCCACCGTCGCCGAACACGCGCTGCGGGGCCACCTCGCCTTCCTGGCCGACGACCTGCTGGAAGGCCGCGGCACCGGCCAGCGTGGCGGCGACCTGGCGGTGCGCTACCTGGAGACCCAGGCCCAGGTGATCGGCCTGAAGCCCATGCCCAGCGGCGGCTACCGGCAGTCGGTCAGGTTCGAAGGCAGCAAGCTGCTGCCTTCCAGCAGCGTGACCTTCCGCGCCGGCGCCTCGCGCATCCAACCGATCGTCGGCAAAGACATCGTGTTCGGCACCGGCAGCGGCAAGGCCAGCCTGTCGTTCGATGCGCCACTGCTGTTCGTCGGCTACGGCGTCAAGGCCGACGAGGAGAACTGGGACGACTACAAGGGCGTGGACGTCAAGGGCAAGATCCTCGTCATGATGGTCAATGACCCGCAGCCGACCAGCGAGGAACCGCACCGCTTTGCCGGCAAGGCCTATACCTACTACGGCCGCTGGCTGTACAAGTTCGAGGAAGCCGTGCGCCGTGGCGCCGCCGGCGCGCTGCTGATCCACACGACGGCGTCAAGCTCCTACCCGTGGAGCGTGCCCGCCAACGGCTTCTCGCACGAGCGCTTCCACCTGAAGGGCGCAGGCAACCCGATCGAAGGCTGGCTGCACGAGGACATGGCGCGCGAGCTGTTCCTGGCCGCCGGCTTCGACCTGGACGTGCTGCGCGCGCAGGCCGAGCGGCGCGAGTTCCGCCCCATCGACCTGAAGATCGCATCGCACGTCGAGCTGCACTCGACAATCCGGCAGGTCGAGCAGTTCAACGTGGTGGGCGTCGTGCCCGGCACCGACGCGAAACTGAAGCAGCAGGCCGTGGTCTACTCGGCGCACTGGGACCACCTGGGCGTCGACGAGGTCGCACCCGATGGCAAGGACCACATCTACAACGGTGCCATCGACAACGCCTCCGGCGCGGCGGCGCTGCTGGCGATGGCGGCGGAAGCGGTGAAGCGGCCGGCCAAGCGTACCCAGGTGTTCCTGTGGCCGGCCGCGGAGGAACAAGGCCTGCTGGGCGCGGCCGCCTACGTGGCCGATCCGGTCGTGCCGCTGGCGCAGACGGCGGCGGACCTGAACCTGGACAGCATGAACTTCGCCGGCCGCACCAGGGACATCGGCGTGGCAGGGGCCGAGCGCAGCAGCCTGTACGACACGTCCGCGCAGGTCGCCAAAAAAATGGGGCTGAAGCTGGCCCCGTCGATCCCCGACCTGTCGGGCGCGTACTTCCGCGCCGATCATTTCATCTTCGCCAAGGCCGGCGTGCCTGCCTTCAATGTCGGCTCGGCCGTTTTCTCGGGTGACGGCCACTTCGAATTCGAGCACGATCACACGGCGGCAAGCGCCAAGATGGTCGGCTTCAAGAAGGATTATCACCAGGTGACGGACGAGTACCGGCCGGAGTGGGACCTGTCCGGCATGGTGCAGCAGGCCCAGTTCACACTGAACCTGGGCTATGCGGTGGCGAACGCGGCAACCATGCCGACGTGGAAGAAGGGCGAGGCGTTCGGGCGCATCAAGCGCTGA
- a CDS encoding stomatin-like protein, with product MDFTFGGVTLVILVVALVFVFKTINVVPQQHAWVVERLGKYHATLGPGLNIVVPFIDRVAYKHSLKEIPLDVPSQVCITKDNTQLQVDGILYFQVTDAMRASYGSSNYVNAITQLAQTTLRSVIGRMELDKTFEEREHINTAVVNAIDESAANWGVKVLRYEIKDLTPPADILHAMQAQITAERGKRALIAASEGRKQEQINIATGEREASIARSEGEKQAAINRAQGEAAAITAIAEATAGALRQVGAAIEEPGGSQAVNLRVAEQYVDAFGRLAKTNNTLIVPANLGDMSSLIATAMQVVKTQKAERTVVRPD from the coding sequence ATGGACTTTACTTTCGGCGGCGTCACGCTCGTCATCCTGGTCGTGGCGCTGGTGTTCGTCTTCAAGACGATCAACGTGGTGCCGCAGCAGCACGCCTGGGTGGTCGAGCGGCTCGGCAAGTACCACGCCACCCTGGGGCCGGGCCTGAACATCGTGGTGCCGTTCATCGACCGCGTCGCCTACAAGCACAGCCTGAAGGAGATCCCGCTGGACGTGCCGTCGCAGGTCTGCATCACCAAGGACAACACCCAGCTGCAGGTGGACGGCATCCTGTATTTCCAGGTGACGGACGCGATGCGCGCCTCGTACGGCTCGTCCAACTACGTGAACGCCATCACGCAGCTGGCGCAGACCACGCTGCGTTCCGTGATCGGCCGCATGGAGCTGGACAAGACTTTCGAGGAGCGCGAGCACATCAACACGGCGGTCGTCAACGCGATCGACGAATCGGCCGCCAACTGGGGCGTGAAGGTGCTGCGCTACGAGATCAAGGACCTGACGCCGCCGGCCGACATTCTGCACGCGATGCAGGCCCAGATCACGGCGGAGCGGGGCAAGCGCGCGCTGATCGCCGCTTCCGAGGGCCGCAAGCAGGAGCAGATCAACATCGCCACGGGCGAGCGGGAAGCGTCGATCGCCCGCTCCGAAGGCGAGAAGCAGGCCGCCATCAACCGCGCCCAGGGCGAGGCGGCCGCCATCACCGCGATCGCCGAGGCCACGGCCGGCGCGCTGCGCCAGGTGGGCGCCGCCATCGAGGAGCCGGGCGGTTCGCAGGCCGTCAACCTGCGCGTGGCCGAGCAGTACGTCGACGCGTTCGGCCGCCTGGCGAAGACCAACAACACGCTGATCGTCCCGGCCAACCTGGGCGACATGAGCAGCCTGATCGCGACCGCGATGCAGGTCGTGAAAACGCAGAAGGCCGAGCGCACCGTCGTGCGGCCGGACTAA
- a CDS encoding PEP-CTERM sorting domain-containing protein, producing MRKLPGLMLAAACVVSQPALARTMNVDFNTTPGADGKFGTGDDASMPAQSYPGWIREELAPAGIHFTDGNMVRSAFFDGNARNVFLSAPTFGAYFDRPVYGVSVDTFAKWGATLTGFDVAGNVVATDSFVNDEQQYAYAVLALSGRAAIYRIAVHADHPDHILNLDNMVLTVAPVPEPAQYALFGIGLAALGIAARRRNKKLA from the coding sequence ATGCGCAAACTCCCAGGCCTGATGCTGGCCGCCGCCTGTGTCGTCAGCCAGCCTGCGCTGGCTCGCACCATGAACGTCGATTTCAACACGACTCCCGGCGCGGATGGCAAGTTTGGCACCGGAGACGATGCCTCGATGCCGGCGCAGTCCTACCCTGGCTGGATCCGTGAGGAACTGGCGCCAGCGGGCATTCATTTCACCGACGGCAATATGGTGCGCAGTGCATTCTTCGACGGTAACGCAAGGAACGTGTTCCTGTCCGCACCCACGTTCGGCGCGTACTTCGACAGGCCGGTGTATGGCGTCAGCGTCGATACCTTCGCCAAATGGGGCGCCACGCTGACGGGCTTCGATGTCGCCGGCAACGTCGTGGCGACCGACAGCTTCGTCAACGATGAGCAGCAGTACGCCTATGCCGTGCTGGCACTGTCCGGCCGCGCCGCGATCTACCGCATCGCGGTGCACGCCGACCATCCGGACCATATCCTGAACCTGGACAATATGGTGCTGACCGTCGCGCCCGTGCCGGAACCGGCGCAATACGCGCTGTTCGGGATCGGTCTGGCCGCGCTGGGCATCGCGGCGCGCCGCCGCAACAAGAAGCTTGCCTGA
- a CDS encoding RNA polymerase sigma-70 factor encodes MTILESSVNDTTFAALRPRLFAIAYRMLGTRADAEDVVQDAWLRWHGSDQAAVQSAEAWLVTTTTRLAIDRLRTRQSEREAYIGWWLPEPLVELDERTPERAAELASDVSVAMLWVLERLAPEERAAFLMRQVFEQDYADLAATLGKSEAACRQLVHRAQERVRQEQPRFAVSRDVHREVLTGFMQAAATGDRAAMKTFLASDVQFVSDGGGKVPSFGRILRGAARIAGLYWWVQDQYPGAVTYRMARINGEAGLLRYVDGTIESAQSFIVDGGKIVAVYVVRNPDKLAGIAALA; translated from the coding sequence ATGACCATCCTGGAGAGCTCCGTGAACGACACCACTTTTGCCGCCCTGCGCCCGCGCTTGTTCGCCATCGCCTACCGCATGCTGGGCACCCGCGCCGACGCCGAGGACGTCGTGCAGGACGCCTGGCTGCGCTGGCACGGCAGCGACCAGGCCGCCGTGCAGTCGGCCGAGGCCTGGCTCGTGACCACCACCACGCGTCTGGCGATCGACCGGCTGCGCACGCGCCAGAGCGAGCGCGAGGCCTATATCGGCTGGTGGCTGCCCGAACCGCTGGTCGAGCTGGATGAGCGCACCCCGGAACGCGCCGCCGAACTGGCCAGCGACGTGTCCGTCGCCATGCTGTGGGTGCTGGAGCGCCTGGCGCCGGAGGAGCGCGCCGCCTTCCTGATGCGCCAGGTGTTCGAGCAGGACTACGCCGACCTGGCCGCGACGCTCGGCAAGAGCGAGGCCGCGTGCCGCCAGCTGGTCCACCGCGCGCAAGAGCGGGTACGGCAGGAACAGCCCCGCTTCGCCGTCTCGCGCGACGTCCACCGGGAAGTCCTGACGGGCTTCATGCAGGCCGCCGCCACGGGCGATCGCGCCGCGATGAAGACCTTCCTCGCCAGCGACGTGCAGTTCGTCTCGGACGGCGGCGGCAAGGTGCCCTCGTTCGGCCGCATCCTGCGCGGCGCGGCCCGCATCGCGGGGCTGTACTGGTGGGTGCAGGACCAGTACCCCGGTGCCGTCACCTACCGCATGGCGCGCATCAACGGCGAGGCGGGCCTGCTGCGCTACGTCGACGGCACCATCGAATCGGCCCAGTCGTTCATCGTCGACGGCGGCAAGATCGTCGCCGTCTATGTCGTGCGCAATCCGGACAAGTTGGCCGGCATCGCCGCGCTGGCCTGA
- a CDS encoding carboxymuconolactone decarboxylase family protein, whose amino-acid sequence MTQAARLNFYQHAPANFRAMLALSNSVKESSLGLQLAELVFLRVSQINGCGVCIDMHWRALVKEGRDPRHLNSVPAWRESPFFSARERAALNWAEAVNAIPQREPTDADFAQLKEHFSDNEIAELGYAIAVIRGWNMFNVSLRMPIPEVPAPGM is encoded by the coding sequence ATGACGCAAGCCGCCCGCCTCAACTTCTACCAGCACGCCCCCGCCAACTTCCGCGCGATGCTCGCGCTCTCGAACTCCGTCAAGGAAAGCTCGCTGGGCCTGCAACTGGCCGAGCTGGTGTTCCTGCGGGTCTCGCAGATCAACGGCTGCGGCGTCTGCATCGACATGCACTGGCGCGCCCTGGTCAAGGAAGGCCGCGACCCGCGCCACCTGAACAGCGTGCCGGCCTGGCGCGAGTCGCCCTTCTTCAGCGCGCGCGAACGGGCCGCGCTGAACTGGGCCGAAGCCGTCAACGCCATCCCGCAACGCGAGCCGACGGACGCCGACTTCGCCCAGTTGAAGGAGCACTTCAGCGACAACGAGATCGCCGAACTGGGCTACGCGATCGCCGTGATCCGCGGCTGGAACATGTTCAACGTCAGCCTGCGCATGCCGATTCCGGAAGTGCCGGCGCCAGGCATGTGA
- a CDS encoding pyruvate, water dikinase regulatory protein, which translates to MTSEQRPVAARTVFFVSDGTGITAETFGHSVLTQFELRFRQIRLPFIDTVDKARDAARKINEMAAADGQRPIIFSTLVQAELSSIIRQCNGMHMDLFQTFVAPLEQELGVKSTHTIGRSHNIVDSEEYKNRIEAINFSLAHDDGQSHKNLAEADVILVGVSRSGKTPTSLYLAMQYGIKAANYPLIPDDFERGRLPSALYDYKPKIFGLTITPERLTEIRNERRAGSKYASLENCRYEVNEAEMMMKREGIRWLSSTTKSIEEISTTILQEIKPNRREY; encoded by the coding sequence ATGACATCTGAGCAACGTCCCGTGGCGGCCCGCACCGTCTTCTTCGTGTCCGACGGTACCGGCATCACCGCCGAGACGTTCGGCCACTCCGTGCTGACCCAGTTCGAGCTGCGCTTCCGCCAGATTCGCCTGCCCTTCATCGACACCGTGGACAAGGCGCGCGACGCGGCCCGCAAGATCAACGAGATGGCGGCGGCGGACGGCCAGCGCCCGATCATCTTCAGCACCCTGGTGCAGGCCGAGCTGTCGAGCATCATCCGCCAGTGCAACGGCATGCACATGGACCTGTTCCAGACCTTCGTGGCGCCGCTCGAGCAGGAGCTGGGCGTCAAGTCCACGCACACCATCGGCCGCTCGCACAATATCGTCGACAGCGAGGAGTACAAGAACCGCATCGAGGCCATCAACTTCTCGCTGGCGCACGACGACGGCCAGTCGCACAAGAACCTGGCGGAGGCCGACGTGATCCTGGTCGGCGTGTCGCGCTCGGGCAAGACGCCGACGTCGCTGTACCTGGCCATGCAGTACGGCATCAAGGCCGCCAACTATCCGCTGATCCCGGACGATTTCGAGCGCGGCCGCCTGCCCTCGGCGCTGTACGACTACAAGCCGAAGATCTTCGGCCTGACCATCACGCCCGAGCGCCTGACGGAGATCCGCAACGAACGCCGCGCCGGCAGCAAGTATGCGTCGCTGGAGAACTGCCGCTACGAGGTCAACGAGGCGGAGATGATGATGAAACGCGAGGGCATCCGCTGGTTGTCGTCGACCACCAAGTCGATCGAGGAGATCTCGACGACGATCCTGCAGGAAATCAAGCCGAACCGGCGCGAGTATTGA
- the ppsA gene encoding phosphoenolpyruvate synthase, producing MSNAVLKEPGLAQGENAVYVAAFEDLRMTDVESVGGKNASLGEMISQLAEAGVSVPGGFATTAQAFRDFLNHSIDGGKPLAERIADRLADLNVDDVRSLAQAGAEIRQWIIDTPFQPRLEQDIRAFYDKLVAASDAEMSFAVRSSATAEDLPDASFAGQQETFLNVVGIDNVLDAMKHVFASLYNDRAISYRVHKGFTHAEVALSAGVQRMVRSDLGAAGVMFTIDTESGFKDVVFITSSYGLGETVVQGAVNPDEFYVHKPMLEQGKSPVIRRNIGSKLIKMEFTSEAKAGRSVKTVDVPIELRNRYSLTDAEVVELAKYAVIIERHYGRPMDIEWGKDGRDGKLFILQARPETVKSQQKATDAQQRFKLKSTGTVLASGRAIGQKIGAGPVRVIHDPSEMERVQPGDVLVADMTDPNWEPVMKRASAIVTNRGGRTCHAAIIARELGVPAVVGCGDATEVLKDGTFVTVSCAEGDEGKIYDGLLETEISEVARGELPKLPTKIMLNVGNPQLAFDFQQVPNAGVGLARLEFIINNNIGVHPKAILEYPNIDPDLKKAVESVARGHASPKAFYVDKLAEGVATIAAAFWPKPVIVRLSDFKSNEYKKLIGGSRYEPDEENPMLGFRGAARYIAEDFAESFNMECQAMKRVREDMGLTNVELMVPFVRTIGQAKKVVELLAKNGLKRGENGLRLIMMCEIPSNAVLADQFLEYFDGFSIGSNDLTQLTLGLDRDSGMELLAADFDERDPAVKALLSMAISACRKQGKYIGICGQGPSDHPDLAEWLMEQGIESMSLNPDSVVDTWQKLAALQK from the coding sequence ATGTCTAACGCAGTACTGAAGGAGCCGGGCCTGGCGCAGGGCGAGAACGCGGTGTACGTCGCCGCGTTCGAGGACCTGCGCATGACGGACGTCGAGTCCGTCGGCGGCAAGAACGCTTCGCTGGGCGAGATGATCAGCCAGCTGGCCGAAGCCGGCGTCAGCGTGCCGGGCGGCTTCGCCACCACGGCCCAGGCCTTCCGCGACTTCCTCAATCACAGCATCGACGGCGGCAAGCCGCTGGCCGAGCGCATCGCCGACCGCCTGGCCGACCTGAACGTGGACGACGTCCGTTCGCTGGCGCAGGCCGGCGCCGAGATCCGCCAGTGGATCATCGACACGCCGTTCCAGCCGCGCCTGGAGCAGGACATCCGTGCCTTCTACGACAAGCTGGTGGCAGCATCCGATGCCGAGATGTCGTTCGCCGTGCGTTCCTCCGCCACCGCGGAAGACCTGCCGGACGCCTCGTTCGCGGGCCAGCAGGAGACCTTCCTGAACGTGGTCGGCATCGACAACGTGCTGGACGCGATGAAGCACGTGTTCGCGTCGCTGTACAACGACCGAGCCATCTCCTACCGCGTGCACAAGGGCTTCACGCACGCCGAAGTGGCCCTGTCGGCCGGCGTGCAGCGCATGGTGCGTTCCGACCTGGGCGCCGCCGGCGTCATGTTCACGATCGACACCGAGTCCGGCTTCAAGGATGTGGTCTTCATCACTTCCAGCTACGGCCTGGGCGAGACGGTGGTGCAGGGCGCGGTCAATCCGGACGAGTTCTACGTCCACAAGCCGATGCTCGAACAAGGCAAGTCGCCCGTCATCCGCCGCAATATCGGCTCGAAGCTGATCAAGATGGAGTTCACCAGCGAGGCCAAGGCCGGCCGCTCCGTGAAGACCGTCGACGTGCCGATCGAGCTGCGCAACCGCTATTCGCTGACCGATGCCGAAGTGGTCGAGCTGGCGAAATACGCCGTCATCATCGAGCGCCACTATGGCCGCCCGATGGACATCGAGTGGGGCAAGGACGGCCGCGACGGCAAGCTGTTCATCCTGCAGGCGCGCCCGGAAACGGTCAAGTCGCAGCAGAAGGCCACCGACGCGCAGCAGCGCTTCAAGCTGAAATCCACCGGCACCGTGCTGGCATCGGGCCGCGCGATCGGCCAGAAGATCGGCGCCGGTCCCGTGCGCGTGATCCACGACCCGTCGGAGATGGAGCGCGTGCAGCCGGGCGACGTGCTGGTGGCCGACATGACCGATCCGAACTGGGAACCGGTCATGAAGCGCGCCTCCGCGATCGTCACCAACCGCGGCGGCCGCACCTGCCACGCGGCCATCATCGCCCGTGAGCTGGGCGTGCCGGCCGTGGTCGGCTGCGGCGACGCGACCGAGGTGCTGAAGGACGGCACCTTCGTCACCGTTTCGTGCGCCGAAGGCGACGAAGGCAAGATCTACGACGGCCTGCTGGAAACGGAGATCTCGGAAGTGGCGCGCGGCGAGCTGCCCAAGCTGCCGACCAAGATCATGCTCAACGTGGGCAATCCGCAGCTGGCCTTCGACTTCCAGCAGGTGCCGAACGCCGGCGTGGGCCTGGCCCGCCTGGAGTTCATCATCAACAACAACATCGGCGTGCACCCGAAGGCGATCCTGGAATACCCGAACATCGACCCGGACCTGAAGAAGGCGGTGGAGTCGGTGGCGCGCGGCCATGCCTCGCCGAAGGCGTTCTACGTCGACAAGCTGGCCGAAGGCGTGGCGACGATTGCCGCCGCGTTCTGGCCGAAGCCCGTCATCGTGCGCCTGTCCGACTTCAAGTCGAACGAGTACAAGAAGCTGATCGGCGGTTCGCGCTACGAGCCGGACGAGGAAAACCCGATGCTGGGCTTCCGCGGCGCGGCACGCTACATCGCCGAGGACTTCGCCGAGTCGTTCAACATGGAATGCCAGGCCATGAAGCGCGTGCGCGAGGACATGGGCCTGACCAACGTCGAACTGATGGTGCCGTTCGTGCGCACGATCGGCCAGGCGAAAAAAGTCGTCGAGCTGCTGGCAAAGAACGGCCTGAAGCGCGGCGAGAACGGCCTGCGCCTGATCATGATGTGCGAGATCCCGTCCAACGCGGTGCTGGCCGACCAGTTCCTGGAGTACTTCGACGGCTTCTCGATCGGCTCGAACGATCTGACCCAGCTGACCCTGGGCCTGGACCGCGACTCCGGCATGGAACTGCTGGCGGCCGACTTCGACGAGCGCGATCCGGCCGTGAAGGCACTGCTGTCGATGGCGATCTCCGCCTGCAGGAAGCAAGGCAAATACATCGGCATCTGCGGCCAGGGCCCATCCGACCACCCCGACCTGGCCGAGTGGCTGATGGAGCAGGGCATCGAGTCGATGTCGCTGAACCCTGACTCGGTGGTCGACACCTGGCAGAAGCTGGCGGCCCTGCAGAAGTAA
- a CDS encoding DUF4259 domain-containing protein has product MATWGIGPYANDFAQDWAEDLQESNDLYFIENTLDNVLSSEQADVLEAPYGAEGLAAVETLLRLFGREGESDEDTQAVDDWVGAIKGRFRPRADLFEKAGRVLDLILSERSELRQLWQDSEHDEPWRAGVLAQKARLQE; this is encoded by the coding sequence ATGGCAACCTGGGGCATCGGACCATATGCAAACGACTTCGCGCAGGACTGGGCGGAGGACCTGCAGGAATCGAACGACCTGTACTTCATCGAGAACACGCTGGACAACGTGCTCTCGAGCGAGCAGGCCGACGTGCTGGAAGCACCGTATGGCGCCGAAGGGCTGGCGGCCGTCGAGACGCTGCTGCGCCTGTTCGGCCGGGAGGGCGAGTCCGACGAGGACACGCAGGCGGTGGACGACTGGGTCGGTGCCATCAAGGGCCGCTTCCGCCCGCGCGCCGATCTGTTCGAGAAGGCCGGCCGGGTGCTCGACCTGATCCTGTCGGAACGGTCGGAATTGCGCCAGTTGTGGCAGGATAGCGAGCATGACGAACCGTGGCGCGCCGGCGTGCTGGCACAGAAGGCGCGGCTGCAAGAATGA